A genome region from Pseudorca crassidens isolate mPseCra1 chromosome 20, mPseCra1.hap1, whole genome shotgun sequence includes the following:
- the KCNK6 gene encoding potassium channel subfamily K member 6, giving the protein MRRGALLAGALAAYIAYLVLGALLVARLERPHEDRLRAELQTLRQQLLQRSPCVAAPALDAFVERMLAAGRLGRAALANASGSANASDPAWDFASALFFASTLVTTVGYGYTTPLTDGGKAFSIAFALLGVPATMLLLTASAQRLSLLLSHAPLSWLSRRWGCHPPQAARWHLAVLLGVVVTICFLVPATVFAHLEEAWSFLDAFYFCFISLSTIGLGDYVPGEAPGQPYRALYKVLVTVYLFLGLVAMVLVLQTFRRVSDLHGLTELILLPNPCPTSFNEDGDDRVDILGRQPEPHQQFAADLHPDYASIPR; this is encoded by the exons ATGCGGCGGGGAGCGCTCCTGGCGGGCGCCCTGGCGGCGTACATCGCTTACCTGGTGCTGGGCGCGCTGCTGGTGGCGCGGCTGGAGCGGCCGCACGAAGACCGCCTCCGAGCTGAGCTGCAGACTCTGCGCCAGCAGCTGCTGCAGCGCAGCCCTTGTGTGGCTGCCCCCGCCCTAGACGCCTTCGTGGAACGGATGCTGGCGGCAGGACGGCTGGGGCGCGCAGCACTCGCCAACGCCTCGGGGTCCGCCAACGCCTCGGACCCCGCCTGGGACTTCGCCTCGGCGCTCTTCTTCGCCAGCACGCTGGTCACCACCGTGG GGTACGGGTACACGACGCCGCTGACCGACGGGGGCAAGGCCTTCTCCATCGCCTTTGCGCTCCTGGGCGTGCCGGCCACCATGCTGCTGCTGACCGCCTCGGCCCAGCGCCTGTCCCTGCTGCTCTCCCACGCGCCCCTGTCCTGGCTGAGCCGGCGCTGGGGCTGCCACCCCCCGCAGGCGGCCCGCTGGCACCTGGCGGTCCTGCTGGGGGTCGTGGTGACCATCTGCTTCCTGGTGCCGGCCACCGTCTTTGCCCACCTTGAGGAGGCCTGGAGCTTCCTGGACGCCTTCTACTTCTGCTTCATCTCTCTGTCCACCATTGGCCTGGGTGACTATGTACCTGGAGAGGCCCCCGGCCAGCCTTACCGGGCCCTCTACAAGGTGCTGGTCACAG TCTACCTCTTCCTGGGCCTGGTCGCCATGGTGCTCGTGCTGCAGACTTTCCGCCGCGTGTCTGACCTTCATGGCCTCACAGAGCTCATCCTGCTGCCCAATCCATGCCCTACCAGCTTCAACGAGGATGGGGACGATCGGGTGGACATTCTGGGCCGCCAGCCAGAGCCACACCAGCAATTCGCCGCCGACTTGCACCCTGACTACGCCTCCATCCCCAGGTAG
- the YIF1B gene encoding protein YIF1B isoform X2 yields MHPAGLAAAGTPRQRKWPSKRRVPVSQPGMADPHQLFDDTSSAQSRGYGAQRAPGGLGYPTASASPQSAFLGDPVSNMAMAYGSSLAAQGKELVDKNVSGPGWWVWGQVGALGPGLQVGALPPQIDRFIPVTKLKYYFAVDTMYVGKKLGLLFFPYLHQDWEVQYQQDTPVAPRFDVNAPDLYIPAMAFITYVLVAGLALGTQDRFSPDLLGLQASSALAWLTLEVLAILLSLYLVTVNTDLTTIDLVAFLGYKYVGMIGGVLMGLLFGKIGYYLVLGWCCVSIFVFMIRTLRLKILAEAAAEGIPVRGARNQLRMYLTMAVAAAQPLLMYWLTFHLVR; encoded by the exons ATGCACCCGGCAGGCTTGGCGGCGGCGGGGACGCCCCGGCAGCGTAAGTGGC CCTCGAAGCGGAGGGTACCTGTGTCCCAGCCAGGCATGGCTGACCCCCACCAGCTTTTTGATGACACGAGTTCGGCCCAGAGCCGAGGCTATGGGGCCCAGCGGGCGCCTGGCGGCCTGGGCTACCCTACAGCCTCCGCCTCGCCCCAGTCGGCCTTCCTGGGTGATCCTGTGTCCAACATGGCCATGGCCTACGGGAGCAGCCTGGCCGCGCAGGGCAAGGAGCTGGTGGATAAGAACGTGAGTGGGCCGGGCTGGTGGGTGTGGGGGCAGGTAGGGGCCTTGGGGCCAGGGCTTCAGGTTGGCGCTCTGCCTCCCCAGATCGACCGCTTCATCCCCGTCACCAAGCTCAAGTATTACTTCGCTGTGGACACCATGTATGTGGGCAAAAAGCTGGGTCTGCTCTTCTTCCCCTACCTGCACCAG GACTGGGAGGTGCAGTACCAGCAGGACACACCAGTGGCCCCGCGCTTTGATGTCAACGCTCCTGACCTCTACATTCCAG ccatggcTTTCATCACCTACGTCTTGGTGGCTGGCCTGGCGCTGGGGACCCAGGATAG GTTCTCCCCAGACCTCCTGGGGCTGCAGGCGAGCTCGGCGTTGGCCTGGCTGACACTGGAGGTGCTGGCCATCCTGCTCAGCCTCTACCTTGTCACTGTCAACACAGACCTCACCACTATCGACCTGGTGGCCTTCTTGGGCTACAAATATGTTGG GATGATTGGTGGGGTCCTCATGGGCCTGCTCTTTGGAAAGATTGGCTACTACCTGGTGCTGGGCTGGTGCTGTGTGTCCATCTTTGTGTTCATG ATCCGGACGCTGCGGCTGAAGATCCTGGCTGAGGCGGCGGCCGAGGGCATCCCGGTGCGTGGGGCGCGGAACCAGCTGCGCATGTACCTGACCATGGCCGTGGCGGCGGCGCAGCCCCTGCTCATGTACTGGCTCACCTTCCACCTGGTGCGGTGA
- the YIF1B gene encoding protein YIF1B isoform X1, with the protein MHPAGLAAAGTPRQRKWRTWPTEALGGRGMAGPPRRLARSPQVGGHEVRDLELRASKRRVPVSQPGMADPHQLFDDTSSAQSRGYGAQRAPGGLGYPTASASPQSAFLGDPVSNMAMAYGSSLAAQGKELVDKNIDRFIPVTKLKYYFAVDTMYVGKKLGLLFFPYLHQDWEVQYQQDTPVAPRFDVNAPDLYIPAMAFITYVLVAGLALGTQDRFSPDLLGLQASSALAWLTLEVLAILLSLYLVTVNTDLTTIDLVAFLGYKYVGMIGGVLMGLLFGKIGYYLVLGWCCVSIFVFMIRTLRLKILAEAAAEGIPVRGARNQLRMYLTMAVAAAQPLLMYWLTFHLVR; encoded by the exons ATGCACCCGGCAGGCTTGGCGGCGGCGGGGACGCCCCGGCAGCGTAAGTGGCGTACGTGGCCGACCGAGGCGCTAGGAGGGCGGGGCATGGCGGGGCCGCCTCGGCGGTTGGCGAGGTCGCCGCAGGTCGGAGGTCACGAGGTCAGGGATCTGGAGCTACGAG CCTCGAAGCGGAGGGTACCTGTGTCCCAGCCAGGCATGGCTGACCCCCACCAGCTTTTTGATGACACGAGTTCGGCCCAGAGCCGAGGCTATGGGGCCCAGCGGGCGCCTGGCGGCCTGGGCTACCCTACAGCCTCCGCCTCGCCCCAGTCGGCCTTCCTGGGTGATCCTGTGTCCAACATGGCCATGGCCTACGGGAGCAGCCTGGCCGCGCAGGGCAAGGAGCTGGTGGATAAGAAC ATCGACCGCTTCATCCCCGTCACCAAGCTCAAGTATTACTTCGCTGTGGACACCATGTATGTGGGCAAAAAGCTGGGTCTGCTCTTCTTCCCCTACCTGCACCAG GACTGGGAGGTGCAGTACCAGCAGGACACACCAGTGGCCCCGCGCTTTGATGTCAACGCTCCTGACCTCTACATTCCAG ccatggcTTTCATCACCTACGTCTTGGTGGCTGGCCTGGCGCTGGGGACCCAGGATAG GTTCTCCCCAGACCTCCTGGGGCTGCAGGCGAGCTCGGCGTTGGCCTGGCTGACACTGGAGGTGCTGGCCATCCTGCTCAGCCTCTACCTTGTCACTGTCAACACAGACCTCACCACTATCGACCTGGTGGCCTTCTTGGGCTACAAATATGTTGG GATGATTGGTGGGGTCCTCATGGGCCTGCTCTTTGGAAAGATTGGCTACTACCTGGTGCTGGGCTGGTGCTGTGTGTCCATCTTTGTGTTCATG ATCCGGACGCTGCGGCTGAAGATCCTGGCTGAGGCGGCGGCCGAGGGCATCCCGGTGCGTGGGGCGCGGAACCAGCTGCGCATGTACCTGACCATGGCCGTGGCGGCGGCGCAGCCCCTGCTCATGTACTGGCTCACCTTCCACCTGGTGCGGTGA
- the YIF1B gene encoding protein YIF1B isoform X5, with protein MHPAGLAAAGTPRQRKWPSKRRVPVSQPGMADPHQLFDDTSSAQSRGYGAQRAPGGLGYPTASASPQSAFLGDPVSNMAMAYGSSLAAQGKELVDKNIDRFIPVTKLKYYFAVDTMYVGKKLGLLFFPYLHQDWEVQYQQDTPVAPRFDVNAPDLYIPAMAFITYVLVAGLALGTQDRFSPDLLGLQASSALAWLTLEVLAILLSLYLVTVNTDLTTIDLVAFLGYKYVGMIGGVLMGLLFGKIGYYLVLGWCCVSIFVFMIRTLRLKILAEAAAEGIPVRGARNQLRMYLTMAVAAAQPLLMYWLTFHLVR; from the exons ATGCACCCGGCAGGCTTGGCGGCGGCGGGGACGCCCCGGCAGCGTAAGTGGC CCTCGAAGCGGAGGGTACCTGTGTCCCAGCCAGGCATGGCTGACCCCCACCAGCTTTTTGATGACACGAGTTCGGCCCAGAGCCGAGGCTATGGGGCCCAGCGGGCGCCTGGCGGCCTGGGCTACCCTACAGCCTCCGCCTCGCCCCAGTCGGCCTTCCTGGGTGATCCTGTGTCCAACATGGCCATGGCCTACGGGAGCAGCCTGGCCGCGCAGGGCAAGGAGCTGGTGGATAAGAAC ATCGACCGCTTCATCCCCGTCACCAAGCTCAAGTATTACTTCGCTGTGGACACCATGTATGTGGGCAAAAAGCTGGGTCTGCTCTTCTTCCCCTACCTGCACCAG GACTGGGAGGTGCAGTACCAGCAGGACACACCAGTGGCCCCGCGCTTTGATGTCAACGCTCCTGACCTCTACATTCCAG ccatggcTTTCATCACCTACGTCTTGGTGGCTGGCCTGGCGCTGGGGACCCAGGATAG GTTCTCCCCAGACCTCCTGGGGCTGCAGGCGAGCTCGGCGTTGGCCTGGCTGACACTGGAGGTGCTGGCCATCCTGCTCAGCCTCTACCTTGTCACTGTCAACACAGACCTCACCACTATCGACCTGGTGGCCTTCTTGGGCTACAAATATGTTGG GATGATTGGTGGGGTCCTCATGGGCCTGCTCTTTGGAAAGATTGGCTACTACCTGGTGCTGGGCTGGTGCTGTGTGTCCATCTTTGTGTTCATG ATCCGGACGCTGCGGCTGAAGATCCTGGCTGAGGCGGCGGCCGAGGGCATCCCGGTGCGTGGGGCGCGGAACCAGCTGCGCATGTACCTGACCATGGCCGTGGCGGCGGCGCAGCCCCTGCTCATGTACTGGCTCACCTTCCACCTGGTGCGGTGA
- the YIF1B gene encoding protein YIF1B isoform X6: protein MHPAGLAAAGTPRQPSKRRVPVSQPGMADPHQLFDDTSSAQSRGYGAQRAPGGLGYPTASASPQSAFLGDPVSNMAMAYGSSLAAQGKELVDKNIDRFIPVTKLKYYFAVDTMYVGKKLGLLFFPYLHQDWEVQYQQDTPVAPRFDVNAPDLYIPAMAFITYVLVAGLALGTQDRFSPDLLGLQASSALAWLTLEVLAILLSLYLVTVNTDLTTIDLVAFLGYKYVGMIGGVLMGLLFGKIGYYLVLGWCCVSIFVFMIRTLRLKILAEAAAEGIPVRGARNQLRMYLTMAVAAAQPLLMYWLTFHLVR from the exons ATGCACCCGGCAGGCTTGGCGGCGGCGGGGACGCCCCGGCAGC CCTCGAAGCGGAGGGTACCTGTGTCCCAGCCAGGCATGGCTGACCCCCACCAGCTTTTTGATGACACGAGTTCGGCCCAGAGCCGAGGCTATGGGGCCCAGCGGGCGCCTGGCGGCCTGGGCTACCCTACAGCCTCCGCCTCGCCCCAGTCGGCCTTCCTGGGTGATCCTGTGTCCAACATGGCCATGGCCTACGGGAGCAGCCTGGCCGCGCAGGGCAAGGAGCTGGTGGATAAGAAC ATCGACCGCTTCATCCCCGTCACCAAGCTCAAGTATTACTTCGCTGTGGACACCATGTATGTGGGCAAAAAGCTGGGTCTGCTCTTCTTCCCCTACCTGCACCAG GACTGGGAGGTGCAGTACCAGCAGGACACACCAGTGGCCCCGCGCTTTGATGTCAACGCTCCTGACCTCTACATTCCAG ccatggcTTTCATCACCTACGTCTTGGTGGCTGGCCTGGCGCTGGGGACCCAGGATAG GTTCTCCCCAGACCTCCTGGGGCTGCAGGCGAGCTCGGCGTTGGCCTGGCTGACACTGGAGGTGCTGGCCATCCTGCTCAGCCTCTACCTTGTCACTGTCAACACAGACCTCACCACTATCGACCTGGTGGCCTTCTTGGGCTACAAATATGTTGG GATGATTGGTGGGGTCCTCATGGGCCTGCTCTTTGGAAAGATTGGCTACTACCTGGTGCTGGGCTGGTGCTGTGTGTCCATCTTTGTGTTCATG ATCCGGACGCTGCGGCTGAAGATCCTGGCTGAGGCGGCGGCCGAGGGCATCCCGGTGCGTGGGGCGCGGAACCAGCTGCGCATGTACCTGACCATGGCCGTGGCGGCGGCGCAGCCCCTGCTCATGTACTGGCTCACCTTCCACCTGGTGCGGTGA
- the YIF1B gene encoding protein YIF1B isoform X3 — MAGPPRRLARSPQVGGHEVRDLELRGVHGAGMPGPASKRRVPVSQPGMADPHQLFDDTSSAQSRGYGAQRAPGGLGYPTASASPQSAFLGDPVSNMAMAYGSSLAAQGKELVDKNIDRFIPVTKLKYYFAVDTMYVGKKLGLLFFPYLHQDWEVQYQQDTPVAPRFDVNAPDLYIPAMAFITYVLVAGLALGTQDRFSPDLLGLQASSALAWLTLEVLAILLSLYLVTVNTDLTTIDLVAFLGYKYVGMIGGVLMGLLFGKIGYYLVLGWCCVSIFVFMIRTLRLKILAEAAAEGIPVRGARNQLRMYLTMAVAAAQPLLMYWLTFHLVR; from the exons ATGGCGGGGCCGCCTCGGCGGTTGGCGAGGTCGCCGCAGGTCGGAGGTCACGAGGTCAGGGATCTGGAGCTACGAGGTGTGCACGGCGCAGGGATGCCAGGTCCGG CCTCGAAGCGGAGGGTACCTGTGTCCCAGCCAGGCATGGCTGACCCCCACCAGCTTTTTGATGACACGAGTTCGGCCCAGAGCCGAGGCTATGGGGCCCAGCGGGCGCCTGGCGGCCTGGGCTACCCTACAGCCTCCGCCTCGCCCCAGTCGGCCTTCCTGGGTGATCCTGTGTCCAACATGGCCATGGCCTACGGGAGCAGCCTGGCCGCGCAGGGCAAGGAGCTGGTGGATAAGAAC ATCGACCGCTTCATCCCCGTCACCAAGCTCAAGTATTACTTCGCTGTGGACACCATGTATGTGGGCAAAAAGCTGGGTCTGCTCTTCTTCCCCTACCTGCACCAG GACTGGGAGGTGCAGTACCAGCAGGACACACCAGTGGCCCCGCGCTTTGATGTCAACGCTCCTGACCTCTACATTCCAG ccatggcTTTCATCACCTACGTCTTGGTGGCTGGCCTGGCGCTGGGGACCCAGGATAG GTTCTCCCCAGACCTCCTGGGGCTGCAGGCGAGCTCGGCGTTGGCCTGGCTGACACTGGAGGTGCTGGCCATCCTGCTCAGCCTCTACCTTGTCACTGTCAACACAGACCTCACCACTATCGACCTGGTGGCCTTCTTGGGCTACAAATATGTTGG GATGATTGGTGGGGTCCTCATGGGCCTGCTCTTTGGAAAGATTGGCTACTACCTGGTGCTGGGCTGGTGCTGTGTGTCCATCTTTGTGTTCATG ATCCGGACGCTGCGGCTGAAGATCCTGGCTGAGGCGGCGGCCGAGGGCATCCCGGTGCGTGGGGCGCGGAACCAGCTGCGCATGTACCTGACCATGGCCGTGGCGGCGGCGCAGCCCCTGCTCATGTACTGGCTCACCTTCCACCTGGTGCGGTGA
- the YIF1B gene encoding protein YIF1B isoform X4: protein MAGPPRRLARSPQVGGHEVRDLELRGVHGAGMPASKRRVPVSQPGMADPHQLFDDTSSAQSRGYGAQRAPGGLGYPTASASPQSAFLGDPVSNMAMAYGSSLAAQGKELVDKNIDRFIPVTKLKYYFAVDTMYVGKKLGLLFFPYLHQDWEVQYQQDTPVAPRFDVNAPDLYIPAMAFITYVLVAGLALGTQDRFSPDLLGLQASSALAWLTLEVLAILLSLYLVTVNTDLTTIDLVAFLGYKYVGMIGGVLMGLLFGKIGYYLVLGWCCVSIFVFMIRTLRLKILAEAAAEGIPVRGARNQLRMYLTMAVAAAQPLLMYWLTFHLVR from the exons ATGGCGGGGCCGCCTCGGCGGTTGGCGAGGTCGCCGCAGGTCGGAGGTCACGAGGTCAGGGATCTGGAGCTACGAGGTGTGCACGGCGCAGGGATGCCAG CCTCGAAGCGGAGGGTACCTGTGTCCCAGCCAGGCATGGCTGACCCCCACCAGCTTTTTGATGACACGAGTTCGGCCCAGAGCCGAGGCTATGGGGCCCAGCGGGCGCCTGGCGGCCTGGGCTACCCTACAGCCTCCGCCTCGCCCCAGTCGGCCTTCCTGGGTGATCCTGTGTCCAACATGGCCATGGCCTACGGGAGCAGCCTGGCCGCGCAGGGCAAGGAGCTGGTGGATAAGAAC ATCGACCGCTTCATCCCCGTCACCAAGCTCAAGTATTACTTCGCTGTGGACACCATGTATGTGGGCAAAAAGCTGGGTCTGCTCTTCTTCCCCTACCTGCACCAG GACTGGGAGGTGCAGTACCAGCAGGACACACCAGTGGCCCCGCGCTTTGATGTCAACGCTCCTGACCTCTACATTCCAG ccatggcTTTCATCACCTACGTCTTGGTGGCTGGCCTGGCGCTGGGGACCCAGGATAG GTTCTCCCCAGACCTCCTGGGGCTGCAGGCGAGCTCGGCGTTGGCCTGGCTGACACTGGAGGTGCTGGCCATCCTGCTCAGCCTCTACCTTGTCACTGTCAACACAGACCTCACCACTATCGACCTGGTGGCCTTCTTGGGCTACAAATATGTTGG GATGATTGGTGGGGTCCTCATGGGCCTGCTCTTTGGAAAGATTGGCTACTACCTGGTGCTGGGCTGGTGCTGTGTGTCCATCTTTGTGTTCATG ATCCGGACGCTGCGGCTGAAGATCCTGGCTGAGGCGGCGGCCGAGGGCATCCCGGTGCGTGGGGCGCGGAACCAGCTGCGCATGTACCTGACCATGGCCGTGGCGGCGGCGCAGCCCCTGCTCATGTACTGGCTCACCTTCCACCTGGTGCGGTGA
- the YIF1B gene encoding protein YIF1B isoform X7: protein MADPHQLFDDTSSAQSRGYGAQRAPGGLGYPTASASPQSAFLGDPVSNMAMAYGSSLAAQGKELVDKNIDRFIPVTKLKYYFAVDTMYVGKKLGLLFFPYLHQDWEVQYQQDTPVAPRFDVNAPDLYIPAMAFITYVLVAGLALGTQDRFSPDLLGLQASSALAWLTLEVLAILLSLYLVTVNTDLTTIDLVAFLGYKYVGMIGGVLMGLLFGKIGYYLVLGWCCVSIFVFMIRTLRLKILAEAAAEGIPVRGARNQLRMYLTMAVAAAQPLLMYWLTFHLVR, encoded by the exons ATGGCTGACCCCCACCAGCTTTTTGATGACACGAGTTCGGCCCAGAGCCGAGGCTATGGGGCCCAGCGGGCGCCTGGCGGCCTGGGCTACCCTACAGCCTCCGCCTCGCCCCAGTCGGCCTTCCTGGGTGATCCTGTGTCCAACATGGCCATGGCCTACGGGAGCAGCCTGGCCGCGCAGGGCAAGGAGCTGGTGGATAAGAAC ATCGACCGCTTCATCCCCGTCACCAAGCTCAAGTATTACTTCGCTGTGGACACCATGTATGTGGGCAAAAAGCTGGGTCTGCTCTTCTTCCCCTACCTGCACCAG GACTGGGAGGTGCAGTACCAGCAGGACACACCAGTGGCCCCGCGCTTTGATGTCAACGCTCCTGACCTCTACATTCCAG ccatggcTTTCATCACCTACGTCTTGGTGGCTGGCCTGGCGCTGGGGACCCAGGATAG GTTCTCCCCAGACCTCCTGGGGCTGCAGGCGAGCTCGGCGTTGGCCTGGCTGACACTGGAGGTGCTGGCCATCCTGCTCAGCCTCTACCTTGTCACTGTCAACACAGACCTCACCACTATCGACCTGGTGGCCTTCTTGGGCTACAAATATGTTGG GATGATTGGTGGGGTCCTCATGGGCCTGCTCTTTGGAAAGATTGGCTACTACCTGGTGCTGGGCTGGTGCTGTGTGTCCATCTTTGTGTTCATG ATCCGGACGCTGCGGCTGAAGATCCTGGCTGAGGCGGCGGCCGAGGGCATCCCGGTGCGTGGGGCGCGGAACCAGCTGCGCATGTACCTGACCATGGCCGTGGCGGCGGCGCAGCCCCTGCTCATGTACTGGCTCACCTTCCACCTGGTGCGGTGA